The stretch of DNA AGTTTTGTATTATTTCCGTCTCTCACTTCAAAAATGGTTTACTTTATGTTGATTGCGGTTTATGGAAAGATGATTGTTACCAAATTATCTGGATCTTCTGCTAAAAAAACTAAAAATCACTGGATTTTAGGATTGTGCCACATGATGAGTGTTTTTTATAATTATATTTACTATATTCAGTCGAAAAACAGTTCATATCCGAAAGCAGCCCCCGAGCGAAGCGAGGCGCTTATCCGCGATAGCGGCGCTGAACTCAACCACGCACGGAGTGCGCGCATTCCACAGGATTCAAGACCAATACTTAAAAAATGTATTTCAATTTCACAGCATGAAATGTTTGGTAACAGGTGGTGCAGGATTTATCGGCTCTCACATGATCCAGCATTTTTTGGACCGCGGACATGAGGTCGATAATTTCGACCCCTCTTATGATAGTGCCATCAAGAAGACAAATATATTTGAACTCCAAGAGCGGAGCGAAAGTAATCATTAAGGAATCTATATTTTATCCCAGAAAGTAATACATTGCATTTAGAGGTAATCAGGATGAAAGTAGTAGCGTTTAACGGAAGCGCCCGAAAACAGGGCAACACTGCAATTCTCATAAACCATGTGTTCACTGAATTGGAAAAAGAAGGGATAGAGACAGAATTAGTGGAGCTTGCAGGCAAGAAGATACAGGGATGTATAGCATGCTATAAATGTTTTGAAACAAAAGACAGGAAATGCGCTGTCAAGAACGATATCGTGAATGATTGTATTGAAAAGATGGTGGAAGCTGATGGAATTATCCTTGGATCACCAACATATTTCGCCGATGTAACGTCAGAAATGAAGGCTCTGATAGAACGTGCAGGATTTACCGCAATGGCCAATGGCGGAATGTTCAAACGAAAGGTGGGCGCCGCTGTGGTAGCAGTGCGAAGGGGAGGCGCGTTACATGTTTTTGACTCTATAAATCATTTCTTCCAGATCAACCAGATGATCGTCCCCGGTTCAAGTTACTGGAACATGGGTATTGGGAGAGAAATTGGGGACGTTAATAAAGATGAAGAAGGAATCCGGAACATGAAGAATCTCGGAGAGAATATGGCATGGCTGCTCAAAAAAATAAGAAGTGAATGATTTGATTTTGTCTTAAGACCTGACAACCATCCTATCCGCAATCATCTGCTCCACGCTTGTTCTTATAGTACTGGATCGTAACTGCGATCTCGAAAGGTGTCCTCTGCGGCAACTCGTCCTCTTCCACAGGAAAGTGTAAATTTTCAGGCGGCATCAATTGTTTTCATGGTTTCCATAGGGAATGAAAATTCTGAAAATGGAAAATCGATAGCAGAGAAATTAGGTAGTTTTGCAAGAAAAAAATTTATGAACGACTTTAGACACGGAGAAGGCTTTACTCATAAATACTAGCACCAAAACTTTTAACTATGACTATGGTCATGTATGAACATAGTCATACTAGACCGTAGTCATTATCATTAAGAAGATGGCAATATGTCCCTGCGTGAGAAAAAGAAAATAGAAACGAAAAATAAGATCTTTGAAGTGGCGGGAAGATTATTCAAAGAAAAAGGATTTGAAAGCACAAGTATTGATGAGATTACCGAAGAAGCTGGAATAGGTAAGGGCACATTTTTCAATTATTTTCCGACTAAAGATGCGCTTCTCCTATACTTTGGAGAACAGAGGGATGAGCTAATTTATAGTTTGGTAGAAAATGATTTGACAAGAAGT from Candidatus Methanoperedens sp. encodes:
- a CDS encoding flavodoxin family protein, whose protein sequence is MKVVAFNGSARKQGNTAILINHVFTELEKEGIETELVELAGKKIQGCIACYKCFETKDRKCAVKNDIVNDCIEKMVEADGIILGSPTYFADVTSEMKALIERAGFTAMANGGMFKRKVGAAVVAVRRGGALHVFDSINHFFQINQMIVPGSSYWNMGIGREIGDVNKDEEGIRNMKNLGENMAWLLKKIRSE